GGACTAAGCACTCCGTGTTAAAGCTACAGGAATTCACAAGATTAACCCGTATTTATTAAACTTTAACATTTCCCCAAAGCCTCTCCTCTACTATCTGGGAATTTAAGACAAGCCTTTGGTCAATGTACCATGCAAGTGCTTCGGTTGCTTCATTGCATCTTTccttgagaaattaaaaaagagaacaaaatcaTCTGCCAATACCCTTGTGCTCCCTTCCAAATCAGTTCATTACTCAAGCCCAAACCTCAGACACATCCCAATATTCCCtgtctcccagcagctcagagctgccctgcacagtgcttgctgtgctccagagagCACAAAGCAGGCTGGCCTGGTGCCTCTGACTATTTCTGCTCAACACTCTGCATTTCACACCTTTGCTCTGGCTCAGTGCACAAGTGCAGGATTGCAGGCgctccctgccagagctgtgtgaggcaCTGTCTGCTGCAGATGTGAGCTGACAAGCTGTCAGTGCCTCCCGCTGGCCTCGGTTCCCTGGCACAAGTGCCGTGCCTGAAGGAcgctgccctgtgctggagcctgcGGAGCAGCCCGGCTCCCTCCCGCTGTGCCCCGagtgctgcacacactgctggccctgcccaggagtGCCAGGGCAGCCGGCACTAGAGCAGCAATGctcagccaggccagcagccctgggctgctgtttgcctttctctgctgctgggcagcctgcagacggccagtgccagcagtgtgtgctgtgcccagtgttAAGGACGGGTCAGGAGACCAGCTCCTTTTTAACGCCTTTATTAAggtcagctctgagcagggagccCGAGGGGTCATGCACACAGTCACTGCTCCTGTGGACAACGCAGTGGAGGAGGAGCTCAGCTTTGCACATGACAGAGCTGGGGCTTCCCTCTTCACGAGAGTCCCTAGGAAGCAGAACGAGACCTCTCCTACAGAGCATTCCCCAGGCAAGTGCTGTCTAAATTAGGCTGATTTTTTGCAGTTCAATAAACTTTCCCGTCCTCTTGACAGGTGGCTAACTGGGAGTGATTAAAACAGCTTGAGTTTAAGTTGGTATGGACCCTTATTAGAAACCTGAGATTTTCCCCATCATAGAGAGGGTGATAACACTTAGTACATGCAGTTTCTCTATGGTGCTACTTATGAGCAGGGCTAACATTAGCCCTCCCAGGAGTCCAGTACAAGCCATTTTCAGTGTGGTGGACTTCACTCACTTACCTGGTATTGCCTCTTGGGACTGGGGAATTCTCCGGGGAGGGTAACAGAGTCTTTCCTTTACCCCACTTCTTCATTAATTTAGTGGCTCTTAGGAAATGTTCTGTAGGTGATTTAGTCTTAAGTTGAAATTTAGGTTTTTAGAAGAGGTGTCTTAATTCTTAAGAACAGTACGACTTCTGTTAGCAGTAAGGACTTTGACTAACTTGAAAACTCCAGAAATATCTATCAAACTTGAACAACAATATCTATCAACATGAACTTATAACAATAATTACAAATCTTAACAATAATAACTAGAACTCTTTACTAGTATATCAATCTTTAACGTATTTAATGACTAGTTTGTCAGTTTGTAGTGATCTTTAGCCACTTtggctttcttttaaaatctacttTGAGGTCTCCTGGAATTGCAACTCACTCAGGAGGATTTGTAGGTGACATTGCTGAGTCCAGTTCGCTGTCAGGGGGTAGCACTGGTCCTTTGACTCGGGTGATGTGGGTCCAGCCTCTTTCTTGTGTTTGCACTGTGGTGTGTGTGCTGAGTAACacctggaagggaccttcaaatTTGGGGGTTAATGGGGTGGTATTCCATGATTTGACTATTATCCAATCCTCAGGGCTCATATGGTGTACGTCAGTGTGGAGGATACAACGGTCCCTGAAAAAGGCCCTTGGGATCCTGTGCTCTGAGACAATGAAACCTTTCATAAGTGATGCCCTGCCAAATCCCCTGTTATCATTTGGGATTTCTATTGGTCTTTAACTTTACTAGGTGATTGGTCTTTTCTCACCTAGaatcttaaagtaattggatagttTCTCAACTTGCAATTTTACTGGTTAGAAATTCAATCCCCCTGAAATCTATAAAGACCCCTTGCTGTGCTATGTAAGTGGATTTTGCTGGTAGAACCCTTTGAAGAGATAAAGATACCCTAGTCTCAGCAGCTACAGTTGGCACCTGAACTCTGCGTGAAGCTCTGACCACTGCAGGTGTGAGCGGCATTCGCTGAACAGTTCCGCCCTCGGAGACGCCGACACCTTGGCTGGCAGATCTCTGTTCTGTAAAGATCTGCCCCAACCAAGGACAGTGCAACAGCCTCAGGATCCACACCTGAGACTGGACCAAGctagcagcagccagcagccctgacCCATTGGCTGAGATCTGGTGAGCATCTCGAGCCTCTCTCTAAGCGCACTTTTCATGTTAGGGTCAccagtgggttttttggttttttttgggttttttttcctcgtTTTTCTGCTGGCCTGCCATAGGTTCCATGGGGAATCTGCTTTAGAATCTGCTCGTCAGACCCTTCCTTAACTCCATGGAAACAGACTTCTATTCCCAAACCTTAACTCTCCTATCTTCTAACAATTTCAAGTTTTCTACAGGAAATCTTTTGAAAACTAACCttaaaaaattcataaaatggCTTTTTACCCAATTTCCTGATATTAACCCCCAGTCTATCACTCTAACAGCCTTTTGGAACCAAGTTGGAACTCACATTTACTCTTTACAAACCCAGGGCAATTTCAAAGTTACctctttcattcttttatttcaagaaatagTCCGAGCACGTAGAAAACAAGTTTCTTCCTCCCCTAAACCTCCTACACCCCCAGCGCGCACGGcccccccagcacagagccacccacagccctcaggctctgtgcctgcctctTCCTGCCCACATCAGCAACACCAGCACGTCCAGCAACAGCTATGAATACAAACTCTCtggcaaaagtaaaaaaaagtcaTTGCTAGAAAAGTTTTAGGAACTGTCAAATAGTTCGATATGAAAAATAGATATGGATTCATCACCTGGAATGATACCAAAGAAAATGTGCATGTCCAtcaaactgcaataaaaaaaaaaataaccccagaaaatGTCTCTACTGTGTAGGAGATGGAGAAACAGTGCAATTTGACATAGTACAAGGAAGAAAAGGCCCCCAAGCAGCCAGTGTTACAGGGTCTAGTGAATTCCTGGTGCAAGGAAGCATTCAGCACCAAACTGCAACTACTATCCACATCCTGAAAAACATTGTCCCTCACACAACAACCAAAGAGATAAAGCCCAAAGCCAACAGCTATCAAATTACAGTAGCAGCCCAAAGGCAAAGACAGCACAAAACACCAATCAGCAGTTCTGCAACCAAAAGTCCATTCCTCTATTTGCAGGACCTGTCAAACGAATAAGTCATACTCCTTCAAGTGCCTTCCCCTATTGCCTACTGCCTCCCAACTTCCCTTCcactttccccttttttcaTCCACAATATAAGCCTTttcaaaatttccccaaatcctaTTACCCTTTCTTTTTGCTCCCTCAAAttccttccccccttcccctccctaGTCTCCCTGCCACAGCCATGCTTCTCCCTACCTTTGCTCCCTAGTTGCTAATCCTTTTCCCAAGGTTAGTTTTTAATACAAAGGGGGGGATGATGtgaggtggggaaaaaaagaaaaatctcccaAAGTAACaacctttgttttttcttcaaaattaatgaTTTCTATTTGAAGTTGCAGCAGGTACTCCACCCCCATTCTACCTCGTACAGGCTCAATCACAGCTAACCACATTGCTCACAGCCACCAGAGTGCCAGTCCATGCTGAAGAATCCCTTTCCTGACTCAGTTTCCTCACAAGCTATGCTGAGAAAACCTCACCTCTCTTCCTACCAGTTCCAAGATGCTTCAAAAATCTGTTCAGACATTGGGGACTCAAAAAATGGCttacattttgaaaattgtttCATGAAtgcttttggttgtttttgtcaTGTTGTGTTCATTTAGTTGCCTCAACCATTTAAATTTCAATCCTTAATGGAAACATTCTTAATTAATAAAGAAACGAGCAGTTGTGGAGACCAAAGGCATTCCCAATTAGGGAGAGCAActcctgttctgttccctgggTCAGCCCTGTGTCCTCTCTCTGTCTGTCAGCCTTCTGGTCACTCTCACCCCGTTTCCTTGTTGGCCCCTCTGCCCTAGCCCACCCTTGTGACACCTCCATATCCCCTGGTAATTGGTGCCTGATGCTCTTCCCCGCCCTGCTCATCCCATCTATTTAACCTGGACCCTTACAAAGTACCTGGCCTTTTGTTCTCTGAACCATGGAGGGTGCACGCCCCTGGCTGAAATAAAGATCTCTGTAAAACCCCTGCAAAGGCCCTTCCAGCTCATTTACTTGCTTTCACCCTGAGCAACACCAACTGCAACAAAGCATAACCCAGCTTGCAATGAGTTTTACAAAATTTTGAAGGCTTTAACTCTTACTGAGCTCCTCACAGGATTTACACACTGTCCATGCAACACCACTAACTTGGCAGGAAAAATCACTACTCTGATTCCCACGTGAGAAGaatcaaataaagcaaagaaaaatgaagggtTTGAGAGAAATGAGGATGCAACTGAGGGAACAGAGTCAGCAAAAAATCGGGTTTTATTGCAGAGAACCATCAGATAATAAATAAAGCTCTCCaatacagagagaaaatacttttgagGATTACAGTGGATTTTTTGATGAGATGAACTCAAGTAAAAATGGTGAGTAAGGACGTGAAACAtaagagaagaagaaggaaggaactCCTTCATTTTGTTTaccttttcattcttttcagcATCTTTCTGAAGGGAATCTACTGCTGGCAGCTTTTCTAACAGGTCTGTTGTCCATTTGGAGATAAATACTGGCAGAAATGGTAGAAACTTTACAGAATGGTCTGTGTCACATTACTCTGAATAGCTTACCTGACCATGAAATTTACTGTTGGGCACCTAAAATTGGACTGCTGGTCAGAAAGTGTGCCATCAGAGCCAGGTGTTTCTGTGCTAAAAATGTGATCAAGTCACTTTGACTTGGTGATTTGAGCCATAAAAGCTGGACCCACATTCAGGGTGAATTTGGAGACCTCAGCTACAGGTGGATGCACCATGTGGGATTTTCCCAGTTGCTGGGAAGagttctccagctgctctctctgaaatggggctccacagcagctctgggtggaCTCTGGATGATGGTAAAGTGTTTAGGCCATTGGTGATGGATCTTTCTCAGTCACTATCCTGTCTCTCGTGTAGTAATGAGATGACCTTGCTTGGTTCTGCTTGTTGCTAAAGCCAAGCATGTAATATCGTTTTACTTTTTGGTTGCCTAAATATTCCTAGTAAAATATGACCTTTGTTTCCTTTGGTGTCTGTGTCCTTTAAAACGCCCCTGTCAATTGGCGGAACAAGGGCCTAAGGCCTACTGGAATCAACCTTTCTTAGACTTGCTGGAATTTCCTGAGGAATTATTTGTGCCCCTCATCTTTTTCAAGAGCTACAATATCCCATGTACATAGGAAAGAGGAACCTAAGCAAGTATCTTGAGTTTCCTGAAAAGAACAAACGTTTTGGACAGCAAGCAGCATTCGCACAGAAGTGGCAGGGTAAAAATCTCAGGAAACTGCAGACACCTTGATGAATGGATTAGTGGCATTATGGGCCACGTTTGCCCATGATGGCTATGTTGCCTTTTTCCcaatctgaaaatgaaagttgAGATGCTTTTAGTAAGGAGGTAATATAAAAGTGGATCTTTATTTGAAGGTTTTCATGAGCAGTTTCATAAAGATGTCCACAAAAGTCCACTCCTTCCAGGGATGACTACATATTTATAGGTTTTAGGAAACTAGCATAATTGATAGATAGCACCAGGTAGGAGGACAAGTGGTTATGCAATTCCCCCCTAGGTCAAGTTCCTTCTCTGGAGTCCCCCCTTCAGCACTGGCTTTGTCCATGGAAAGGTATCTGGAAGAATTGCTCTCAACCTTGGTTCCCAGGAAGAACCAAGATAGCACTGGGGCCTTGTACCCCTCCCAGCTTGGAGCACTGGAATTTGTCTTTCTGCTTAGGGAAACGCTGTGGAAATGTACTGGGAAAACTAGTCACTAATACAATAGGCCACAGAGCTACAAATGTATGTGTGAAGAATAGAGAGAACGAAAGAAtagagaggggaaagaaaaaacaggaaaaacctAAATGGCATCAGGAAGATCCAGGGCATGAGCACATAGATTCAGATGGTCTTCTCAGCCttatttctgcatatttctgGGAACCAGAGGAATCCTGCTGGAGTCTGTGGGGAGATGGGTTTGGGAAGTAAgagtttatttcttcttttcccctggagcagctcctgttcaTACAATCAGTTGAGCCTCTCTCTATCCTGATGCCTCTGGTTGCTGCAGCAAAACAGTTTATGGCAGGTAGAAGACACTGACACATTCAGTACCAGCTATGAGTGGGAATCAGAACAAAAACTCTCTTAAACACGATTCCATTGGAAGATTCCTTCCTTTTCACTGTGTGACTAAGCTCTACATTCACTTCTGAATTATCAATTGTTTGTTAAGTATGAGAAGtgtttttttatgattttttaaatgtggttTGGAATTGGATAAGGGTCTCGTTCATTCACAAACTCCAGACCAAACTGCCTTTGGAATATGGCCCAGCCACGGTACTTGTAGATAAGAAAGCAAGGGCAATGGTATTTGCAGCCAAAACCCAATAAAGTGTGGGAGAGCCAAAACATCCTGAGGAGATAAAGGCCTCCAGCTCTTACTAGAAATCAACAGAGCTCCTGCCAAATGATTATGTATTAGTAAGTGCAATCTGTCTGCCTGGATGAGAGTCTTGCTcaactgaaaaagcagaaagatcaGCAAGGGTGCTTCCAAAGGCCCATcacatggtttttattttgctcatcTGTCTTAAGTTTGCAACTAaatgtgtgtctgcagctgagctgatgagagcagggaaaaaaaaaaaaaaaaaaaaaccgactcatggcagggctgtgacatTCCACAAGAGGAATCACTGGTGTACATTTCATGGACCCCTCTCAACCCTATTAAAGTACTGTAGTCCTGGTTTAAAATAGACATGTATGAAAAAACTTTAAGAGACAGAGACTAAAAGGgcttgtggattttttttaagaattaggAAAACTACCCAAAAGTTGTTGgtttataacattttaaaatgtactaCATAAAAATTAACAACTGCAATGAATAAgagtttaaaaattgttttggtgTATGAATAattagaaacagagaaatgtgaATATATGGATGcacattttcataaaaatatgaaattacgGACAAATGATATACACTGAACTACAATACAAAGGTAGGTAAAGCTGTACTTTAATTagctcttttttaatttctaggactttttcccttctgaagcTGAGATATTCCTTAGGAAAACTGTCACAGCCAAGACTCCGACAATTAAATGTCCTGAGTACTTCTGGGGTTGGATGACTTATCCTGGCTGATAGATTTGAATGGAGGCAAAGAACGGGCTCTGCGTTGTCTGCCCCTGAAGGATGCATTaactggagcaggaggatgaaCTGGAGCACCAACTGGAGCTCTAATCCTTTCCCAGGAGGGAGTGGACATGGTGAAAGTACTTAATGGCCTAATACGGGAGGAATCATCCAGCCATGAGATAGTTTCGATTCCACTTGGGCAAACTTGGACATACGTGGTCGTTGTTGGTCGTTGCAAACTGTAAGTCTTGCCACTCCTGCCACTGGGGAGGGGGATGTTAAGCAGACTTGGTTCATGAGTTATCCAGAGAACGTCATATAAGTCAGTGTCGCTTTTTCTGTAGTGCATCAAATCTGTGGTTTCGTTGGTTGCAGGTCGCAGCGGTCCGAAATGTCGGCTGTAACTCGGGTCAAACTCACTTTCTGCCCCGCTGGTAAAAACTTGATCACTAAGCTCTCTCCAATTTGctggaatttaaaaacaaacaagtgaaGAGAGTATCTACTTTTGCTGTTCAGTATCTCTCACAGAGGTATGTATTTGAAGTACTTATAACTGTTTGCTTCTTGTCCTAGGTGCTTATTTGAAGGGTACAGCAACTGGTTATAGATATTAATCTTTAATAGACAAAGGATAATAGAATTCTGCCCTAGGAAGTGATGGGAAACAACAGCTCTTTATTTGAAGTGCTACAAATATGTGCTGACATCTTTCAATCCTCATCATTATAGTTGCTaggttgtatttttttaatccagtaaACAAACTTATTTTACAGTCGCCCTGACAAAAATTTTCATTCCTGTGTAAGCTTTCACCACCccctttctttcctgaaaaatgtCTCAGAACATTTTTGCTAGCATGAATTTTATTACTCCATTATCTTTACAAAtaattattgttgttatttGCCTAGAGAAACTGTGCAGCATGAAAGGAGATGCTGGCTCTGAACCCACATCTAAGTGACTAAAACTACTTCAAAAGCAGACTTACCATCAGGAGCAGGAGCAACAGGAGTTCTGACTCCTCGGGGTATGAAGAAACTTGGAACAGAATCtgccagagaaaataaattaacttcagagaatgtaaataataaaaccaaGGCAATGCAACAGAACTGAAACAGTTATGGTTGGAATGGAAGGCTAGGAAGTGCTAAAAAACAATAGCACTTTATTTTAAGTGAGACAAATATGTAGAGACATCTTTTACTCCTCACCATTGTACTTGCTAGGGTGTATTTTTTCAGTCCAGTAAGCAAACTATTTTAACAGTCGCCCTGACAAAAACTTTAATCCCTGCATTAACTTTTGTCACCCTGTTTCTCCTCTGAAGCAAGTCTCATAAGGTTTCTTATAGTACTCACTTTATTGCTGCATTATCTTTGCACTTAATTACTATTGTTATTTGCCTACAGAAGGTGTGCACCATGAAGGGAGATACTGCCTAGGAACCCATATCCAAGTGACTCTAACTGCTTGAAGAGGAAGCTTACCAtcaggaggagaagcaggagcaggtAGAGGACGTGAATAAGCTGCTTCGGGCAAAAAGCGAACCGGCAAAGGTTCtgttcagagaaagaaaattttaaaaagcaaggaaatgcaCAGAACTGGAGTGGTTATGATTGCAGGAAAAGGCTATTACAAAAATGTTAACATTAACAAAGGTATGTATGTGAAGTACTCATGACTGTGTGGTTCTTGTCTTAAGTGCTTATTTGAAACACAGGGCACCTGACTACAGATACTAATATTTAGTAGGCAGAGGACATTACAACAAGTATCCTGCCCTTGGAAAtggtggaaaacagcagcactttATTTGAAGTGCTACAAATATTTGCAGAGATATTTTACCCGTCATCATTATAGTTACTAGGgtgtgtttttaaacaaatttattcTACAATCTCCCTTTCACTGTTATTAGGAAACACATGCACTGTTAGCCACAGAAGGGAGTCCTTTACATTTGGACATATTTCACCACCAACTGAAATCAACACTTCATACTCTTCAAATATTAGTCAGGTATAATGTTACAGacaacatttaaattaaatcactGTAATATTGAAATATGTAACAATAGTGTGACAAGTTAAAAGTTCCCATACCTAGAATACTGAGTGCCAAAGAATTTTTGCATAGAAAAGGCACTTTGTTTACCAAATAGCAAGTGTGGTGTTGAACGACTGTGTTTCTGAACACCTTGTCCTAAGTTACATAATATGatttataatataattttcaaattgttattattttaaactgtgtgATTTATACAATTTGGTTACAAGTACAGCTTGTGTAAGGAAAGCCACAGGATAAGGAGAGCATTTGTACCAGGAGACCTGCATTCCTTGGCTATGCAACAATGTTGGCAAGTGACACCCAGCTGATTAAAATCAGGTAAGAAGATTTTTATAATTTGTGTGCTCTCCAAATGAgtgaaaatgcagatttcttattatcttaaaaaaaatctggcagtGTAAGTGCACTTGCAAGTTTCAGAGTCTCCTTCTATCCTTGAAGGTTACAAACTCCAGGAGTGCTCCAGTCTTTTCAGTGGACACCAAAGGGTCATAAATACATCTCCTATACTAAATTTAAAGAGTATTATACTTACATAGGTAATAAAAAATGCATCACCCCGGCTTTTAAATGTGAGAAAACTCTCTCTCTTTGAGAACGATTAAGAAAATTTGAGTTTCTGAATGCAAAACTTGTAGGGGAAAGGAATGTCTTGGTAAACCCCTTCCTTTCCACATACTACTGTCATAATACACATTAtatatatgaaaagaaaagcaaagatatCACGAAGAGGCTAgataaaaacaatgaaaagctTTTGGAAAGAGTGCAAACAAATAAGCAGGActagattttatttgttttcccccctgaaatgaaaaaggaagaacTGCTGGACATAGTGATAAGCAGGGTGCAGAGAGGGACCCCTTAATTCCAATTCTGTACACACTGAAGGAAGGAGTAACAGAAGGTAAGGAGCAAGAGACAAAAGAGGGATTGATAGGTTTAGCAGGTTATATTTAATTCACATGAGACAGCAAGGGCTCTGTAAACTCTTAGGAGCTTGCAAAAGCAGATGAGTAAGACATGGGAAAATAAGAGGCTTCCAAAAAACATAGCAGCCATGAAACTTTGTGCAATCTCTGCTTGTTTGAATGACTTGGGACTGATGTAGCCTCTGGTCCATGTATTTATGTCTGTTTTAAACTTACCTTGCAGTTCCAAAAGCTTGGCTTTTGCCTCACATAGCTCATCCTCTGCAGAATACATCTGCACCTGAACATCTTTTCTAGCAAAGGACACTTCACTCGCCATAACTCGACGAAGagcctctcctctctccagttCTAAccttaatttcattatttctttttcatagtGTGAcatctagaaaataaatatttcagaaattacatTCACAGCTGTTGTCTTATCAGGTCTGAATTTGAAATACAATCTTGAAACTTTGCATTCTGGacacttcttttaaaatgcaaaatgatcCTGTT
Above is a window of Oenanthe melanoleuca isolate GR-GAL-2019-014 chromosome Z, OMel1.0, whole genome shotgun sequence DNA encoding:
- the LOC130264932 gene encoding uncharacterized protein LOC130264932, coding for MSSQTSVNISSGEANRSGSDIQGPPQDRNQPEMDTIEDLRKKLQALEKKNLDLTKQHNQDMSHYEKEIMKLRLELERGEALRRVMASEVSFARKDVQVQMYSAEDELCEAKAKLLELQEPLPVRFLPEAAYSRPLPAPASPPDDSVPSFFIPRGVRTPVAPAPDANWRELSDQVFTSGAESEFDPSYSRHFGPLRPATNETTDLMHYRKSDTDLYDVLWITHEPSLLNIPLPSGRSGKTYSLQRPTTTTYVQVCPSGIETISWLDDSSRIRPLSTFTMSTPSWERIRAPVGAPVHPPAPVNASFRGRQRRARSLPPFKSISQDKSSNPRSTQDI